The following DNA comes from Meles meles chromosome 8, mMelMel3.1 paternal haplotype, whole genome shotgun sequence.
GGAATTGGAGCCGCGCACCTCCCCTCGGTTCTAGAGTTCCTGCGGTCTGCGAATGCTCTCGGAATCCCTCCCTAGATCTCCCCTGTtcggtttgttttcattttcgcTTGTGTTCAGTGCTTGCGCGCGCACGCGtgcttgcgtgtgtgtgtgtgtgtgtgtgtgcgtgcgtgtgtgtgctctCCGTAGCCTCTGAGCGTCTGTTGTAACTTAGTTCTTCCACTTTAGACGCTCTCTCGCGCCCGccatccccccaaccccggcGATCTCCGATCCTAGACAATGTCTAACCTGATTTGACTGGCCCTATTCCTGGGGTATGCCGAGCCTTCCACCTGCCGCACACACTCCCAGATCTACAGACTGATGATCCTCTCCCCAAGAACGCTAACACAGGAGCTGTCCTCTGAGACTCTGGATGACTTTATTCTTCAAATGGCTTTACCCTTCTCATAGCTCCAGGTGAGACTGAAAGCAAGCACCCGGCCCATCCCTCTCTCCATTGTCTGAGCGGGTCACAGAGAGAAGCCGGCAGGACGCTGGCAGAGTCTGAATGGCCGTTCTGGGGATGGAGCTAAGGGGGCCCTGGGTCAGGGGGTACTTGGGGTCCTCCGCAGTGGGCGAGGAAATGGGGTCGACAGATCGGTGACGGAGACCTTTGTGCTTCAGATAACCTCATGGGGTTGGACAAGGGCTAGGGATGGGGATGCAGGGACCCTCAGGGGCTCACGACAGTTACTGACCTAAGGAAGGGCCTAGGAGAGGGAAGGGTGAAGAGCTTGTGCTGAGGGACAGGGCAACTCAGAGGAGGGCGCAGAAGAACTTCTTCTCCCGGAAGGGGTTCTCCGAAGTGGGCACAGGGGTGATGAGGGGATCCTCACAGGCGTGGGCATCACAGTAAGTCATCAAGTCTGCTGCTGCCTTGGACACCTGGGGCACAGCCAGGAGGGGAATTGTTAGCCAGGTCCTCTGAGAGGCAGTGCCGCCTCCCTCCCCAGATGGGTTATCTTTTGCCATCCCTAGGGCTTCTTCAGACAGTATTCGCTTCCCtcattccccacagaggccaggggACGGCTGTCCTTACAGAGCCAGAGACTCCTCCCCTGATGGCAGGCAGTCCAGGAAAGAAAACATCTCTTAACCTGAGCTTTGGGGACCTACAACACAACTGGGCCAACTAATGGCACCCAGGGTCTGCCCACCTTTATCCGGCACAAGCTGGCTTCAATCTTAAGCTGTTCCACCATCTTGCGGGCTTGCCCAATACTCATAGTGCTGTTCACAGGGGTCTCCCCTTTCATCCTGGAGAAAAGAGAGGGATAGCTCAGACCATGATGTAGGGGGTGAGGGGCCGCATAATCTCATCTGAAGACCCCTCCTCCGTGCTCCTTTTTCATCAGTCTTTACAAGACTGGGGTCATGTGTCCCAGTATTTTGTTCCTCTTATCCTCATCCTCTAGCAGCCTTTCCCATCCCTGTCTTCCTGGGCCAAGGAAATGGAGATGGTGGGATGAAATGCCCCCCCCAAGTCCCCCTACGGCCTGGGCCACGGATCATTAGACATAAAAATGATTTAAGGCTTTTCAGCCCTTCCAGCCatgtgtgttcccagctctgaaAGCCTCAACCAGAAAAAGCCCCGCCCTGATGAGGACACGTTAACCCCCCTCTCCTTGCCCCCTTGAGCCCCAGGGGGAGAAAAGCAGGATGCTCCCTACTCACCTGAGGCCACAGgcagcagcagccctggggagtaGTCAGTGGGGTGCACAAAAGCTGCCTGAGATGGGTGCCCCACCTTGCAGGGAGTTGCAGCTGAAAGGATCTGcggcagcagcagaagcagctaATACAAAGAAGTCCACTGGGGAGGTCAGGTCAGAGGTCTGCCGGGGGCTAGTCCCAGTTCCGGCAGCTCAGGCACTGCCCAGATGCTGGTACCTGAAGGATGAAGGATGCTAGAAGGAGCTGCTCAGATCCTGGAGCATACCAACTGCCTGGCCAGTGGGGGAGCCTGGCTGGTGACTGCAGCCCCTACGCACACCCCCACCGTGAACTGTCTCACTAGCTGCCCTTCCCCCATTGCAGGCATTCTGAATCCAGACTAGGACGGACCTGGAAGGAGCAGAGGCCCAGGccgactcccccccacccccttaaaTGGGGTGGTCTGGACCTGTGACATCGCAGGCTGTGGAGTCTGTACTGGCTGCGGGGGACCCTGCTCATTTGAAAATCTGACATCAGCTGGGCAGTcgccccccttctccctcctccctctgctctgacATAGCATGTAGTACCtgaatcttcttttctttcccagggACCCTCCATTCCCTATCCAGGAAAATGTGATGAGCTACAGGTATCAGCTTCTAGATGACCAACCACTTCATGTTCTAGCCACAAGTGACTCGAGTGGAAGATCCAGGGGCAGCAAGGTCCATTAGGAAGATGCctgaagaacaagaagaaactgGGGGAAAAGAGGTGTGCAGATACCAGATCAAAGAATCGGACAAAGAAGAGGTAGGGGACACTGTGGGGAAAGTCTTCCGGGTGTTTCTTGAACTAGACGAGCTGCCAGGGTGGGTTTTGGAGTGTGGGTATTGGTGTGAGAGATTACATCCCAGGCCTGCAGGATTGTGGCTGGCGCTCCGTGGAATGTGAAGATGTACACGATACTAACCTTACCCTCTGAGGAATCTTACGTGGGGTGAATAGTCATATACAAAATAGAAGGTGCCGTCTGCTAAGATCTAGTGGACATAACGCGCTGCGGAGATCCTGAGGGAGGGTCCAGTTAGGGTCCGAGGAGGTCGGTCGCGTTCTAAATGCTGGAGACAAAACATGGAGCTGAAATGCTATCAGTCTGGTGATAGGGGCCAGCCAGCCGGCCGGCCAGCAGGGCTCTCTGCCTCGGACGCCTACGGGTCCCAGGAGCTGTGGGCGATAAAAGTGGGCGCCAGCTGGGTGCCGGCCCCTCTCCCCCTTTGCGGGGGGTTTAGATGGCCGGTGGTGAAGGTGTGGGTGGAGGGCCGGGACTGCGGCCTCGAGGGGCGGCCTGAGGGGGATGCTGCTGACTCATAGCATGCCCTGGGCCTTATCTTGAGGCCTGGAGGGAGGCGCCTGTCCTCTCGGGTCTGGGAGGGGGACGGCAGGGAGGGACGGGACGCAGCGCGCGGAGGTGGGAAACCCGCCGCCTGACAGGCCCCGCCCCTTGCGCCGGGCCCCGCCCTGGAGTGAGGTCCGGCCCCGTCAGGCCACAAAGGCGGCCGGCGGAAGGGGGCGGGGCTTCCGCGGGAGGCGGAAGTCCCCTCTCGCAGTTGCCCCAGCCTCGGCGAGCTGGTGAGTCTGCAGAGCGCTGGCGGCCGGCGAGCTGCTGGTTTCCTCGCTGGCGCGGTTAGATCGCGACTCCGGACGCCGCGCCCACCGCCAGCGGGAATCAGGTGCTGGCGGGGAGTGCAGGACGCCCTGCCGGGCGTGGGGCGCGGCCCTGGCGGGGAGCGAGCGCGGCTCTGGGAGAAGAGAAACTCCGGAGGCAATTGTGACCGCGCTTGGGCTGTTGGCTTTGAGTGCGGCTGTAGGACCCTAGGCAAGTCGCGCATTCTGTCGGTGCAGCCGCCTCGCGGTGTGGACTCGGTGTCATCGTGTGTGTGAAAGCCTTTTTAAGGTGCTCATCCTCTCTGTGTTAGGTGTTGTTATGAATGAGTATCCCGGTGGCCTGTCCCAGACTCGGGTGTCCAGAAGACAAGTTCAGCTGAGTTGCTGGGGCAGTGGGGCTAAAGAAAGCACAGTGAAGGAATAGGGAGGGACTAATTGGTTGAGAAACGCAGTCATCTGGAGAAAAGCCGTATGAAAACAAAGGCTTGGCTGTGTTCGGCTCTCTCTAGTTCCTCCAAGCCAGTCCAGTAAGCTTGTCCTTTTTgttccttcctcccctgggaaaaGAGCTATTCTTTCCCCGTCTCTGTCTTTTTCCAGGAACCACCAGCTGCTTCATCCCATGGCCAGGGGTGGCGTCCAGGTGGCAGAGCAGCTAGGAACTCAAGGCCTGAACCTGGGGCCAGACACTCTGCACTCCCTGCCATGGTCAATGACCCACCATTACCTGCCTTACTGTGGGCCCAGGAAGTGGGCCACGTCTTGGCAGGTCGCGCCCGCAAGCTGCTGCTACAGTTTGGGGTGCTCTTCTGTACCATCCTCCTCCTGCTCTGGGTGTCTGTCTTCCTCTATGGCTCCTTCTACTATTCCTACATGCCCACAGTCAGCCACCTCAGCCCCGTGCATTTCTACTACAGGTGAGAGGGGTCTTCTACCGAAGTAGAGGGATTCTTTGAGAGAATTGCTGTCAGGGCACTTAGTGCTTATTCAGGTCAACCCCTCATTTACAGAGGAGAAGTTCGAGCCCAGTGTGTTTATATGACTTCTTACCTTTCACAGCCCAAGGCTGAGAAAGCTTTGGGTTGGTAGGGCTCTAAGGTCCTAGTTCTGCCTCCGGTTACTGAAATTTgttcaaaagaagaagaaaatccccCTTTTAGACTGTCACTGTGAGGGTCAATTCTGTTTGGGTTGGGTCAGATCTCTCTCAGGGCCACTgtagacctcttttttttttttttttttttttttaaagattttatttatttacttgacagcaaagatcacaagtaggcagagaggcaggcagagcactGTAGACCTCTTAAGCAACCAGATCCCTTAGGTCATCTCAGAACTCACTTGGCCTTCAGTAGAGAAAGTATTAGGAAAGCCTCAAATTGCCTCCTACGTTACTTTCTCCCACTTCCGATAATCCCACAGATTATGGAAACACAAGGTAATGGTACACAAAGTCCCAGAGTCCTGCTTCTTACCTGGGACCTTAGTTCCTTCTGATTTTACAGAGTTTGCCAAATTCTCTCCCTTTCGCTTAACAGTGGCAATAGGACCAATGAAGAGAAGCTGATTGGGGCATTCTTATCAATGgtccaaagttaattttttttttccctgtcttgaGTCCCTGATTATGAACTGTGCTTTCTAAGTCAAAGCTGCTTAAACTTTCAGGAGGCATGATCTCATGAAAACTCTGGGCCTTCTGCTGGAAAAAGGTGTTtgcactgggacacctgggtggttggtagagcacatgactctgactcttaaaatatatatacacacaaacacacacacacataaaggcATGCCCATGTATAATTTTTCTTACAAGTTGAGATTTGTGAATCTCTTAAAAACcatctttgggggtgcctgggtggcttagtcaattaagtgtctaccttcagctcaggtcttgatcctgtgttgggctctgcactcagcagggagcctgcttctctctctccctctcgcttgctagctctcaaataaataaactcttaaaaaaaaagaagaagaagaaaaaaagaccatctttggattctttgggattttctcaaACTAGGCTCCAGACCAGAACTACTGAACCAGAATCTGGGGATAGGACCTAGGAatctccttgtttttgtttttaattttttaattttaattttttaattttaattttaatttttttttgagagagagtgagcacacatgcACCTGTGAGTTGGTGGGGAGGtccagaaggagatggagagagagaatcccaagcagactccacgccaacagggagcctgacacaaggcttaATCCAaggaccccgagttcatgacctgagcagaaatcaagagttggacacttaaccgattgagccacccagttgtccccaggaatctgcatttttatcaAGCTCTCCCCAAGTGAATCTTAAACACTGCAATCTGAAACTATGCGGCTAGGTGTTCACTGCGTCCCGTGTAAGACTTTCCACTCTAAGGAGAGGAAATGAGCTGAAGTAGCACGAAGAGAATGAAAACTGTTCAGGTGTCTTGAATCTCCTGGCTGcatttcttttccatctctctctgacagaAGGGTACCTGTTCTGGAAGAAGGGATGGGGGACAAGAGGGAGCCCTAGGGGGCCAAGGAGGTGTGCGGACAGGTAAGGCAGACTCTGTAACTCAGTGGAGTATCCCCATTCTCATCTAGGACTGACTGTGATTCCTCCTCGTCCttactctgctccttccctgttGCCAATGTCTCGCTGGCTAAGGGTGGACGTGATCGGGTGAGTATGGGAGCCGAAGAGAGGTTTCATGAGAGCTTCGGAGACTTGAAATCGGAGGGATTGAGAAAGACCTGGCGAGCAGGACTTGAGCAGTAGAGACTCAGGAGGAAGACTCTCAAGGAGAGGGAGGTTAAAGAAAAAGTCTGAATCGCGTGGATTATTTCCTGCCACAGATGTTAGCAGTGCCCTTCTCAGATCGCTTCAAACGGGCTGTACCTACCAGATGAGATGTGTTCTAGACCTCAGGGAACCTAAGTGAACCAATCAGCTCTTTCCTGGACGAGGCTGCAATCCACCCCGCAGTTTTGAAAGCCTGTATGTGAGGTTAGGAAACTCCTGACAAATGTGTGTGCTGTGCATTACAGAGAGCACTGTACCAGGGGGTGGGCCACAGGCCAGTAGGGCTTTAGCGAACCCCGAAGCCCTGGGAGATGCAGAGTGGGAATGCATGTGTTTGTAATAGGCAAGCTGCTGGAGGCTCTCAGAAGAGAGGAGGACCCCGGCATGCTTCAGAGGACCGTTGGAGCATCCACATCGTTTTTGCTCACCAGTTTTCTGAGTTGTTAGTCAGCAACGTAACTCATAGTAATTGGTGGCCACACGTACTAAGAATTTTTAGAtcctctgaaaaatatttttttaaagattttatttatttattgagagacagagatcacaagtaggcagagaggcaggcagagaggggggaaagctggctccccgccgagcagagagcccgatgcggggcttgatcccaggacctgagatcatgacctgagccgaaggcagaggcttaacccactgagccacccaggcgcccctgcaaaaaaaaatttttttttaatattttatttatttatttggcagtgatcacaagcaggcagagaggcaggcagagagaggaggaagcaggctccctgctgagcagagagcccgatgcggggctcgatcccaggaccccgggatcatgacctgagctgaaggcagaggctttaacccactgagccacccaggcgcccccccaaaaaattttttttaaagtggttcgTGGGAGGACACTTCCTGACATGGGATAATCTACATGGTCACCCTGGAGGGAGGAGTGTGAGCTCTAGCATCTGGGGGGCCCCTGGGATTGGTGTTTGGACTGGCCTTGTTTGGCAGTACGAATAGCCAGCTGTGTGTATCCTGTGACCTCTTCCACTGGACCAGTGGAGGTAGCCAGACACCGTCAAGAAGACTTAGTAGGTCCGATGAGTTGGGTCCCCAGTGGACGTTGTGACGTGGAAGGTTGGATATTGTGAGGCAGAGTCTCatcgttttgttttatttatttatttgtttgtttattttgtttgaggTTGGGTTGGGGcgagctgagggagagagagagaatcttaagcagtctccacaacCAGCTCAGAGCCCGGTGAGGGGCCTcgacctcaccaccctgagatgacctgagccaaaatcaagtcggGCGCCCCAAGATTTATCGTTTTTTCTGGCTACTCAGAAAAGGAGTTTGGAGAGTATTACAGAATCTTCTGTGAAGACATTGGTTTGATGTACTTTTGtggctaaaaataataataaatagactGTGTTGAGAAGGAGCTAGAAACAAAGCACAGTACGTCTGCCCTGAAATGGTGCCTATAATTGTGTGGCTGTGTGGTGCGGAGATCCTGCCGATGACTTGGGGAGCCTGAAACAATTGGGTGTGAAGCTGCCAGATGAGGGGTGAGGGGAGATCCAATGTGAGGGATGCCGATCAGGGTGGTCCCTGATAATTAAAGCAGGTTGATCATTTTGTCCATTTACAGTGAACctttaggaaggaaggaacagaataaataacgtgtatgtatgtTATGTGTAACACTTTGCTAGAAGTAGAAGATGGGGTCCTGCTTTCAAGGAGGTCACAGGATTGATGGAGAAATCGATACATCGCATTAAGTAGCCAAGTGGAAGGTACAGCTTCCGCATTTCAGAAGAACTGGAGGGATCAGTATGAAACGTGATGGCGAGGCTCAAGGGGGATCTTAGAAGGAAGGGTGGGCATTGTGTCGGAATGGGGGAACAGAAGGACAGTCTGCCCATCCGATGTGCACAAAGGCATGGAGTCACTCATAAGAATCTGGTGGTCGATTCCGTGGGTCCCGTTGGAAGCAATGATGTTTTTAGCCAGAATTACTAGTTTAAAAACCTATGTTAAAACAGCTTTGTTGAGAGAAAACTCACATACCGTACAGTTCACCCATATAAGACATATAGTTCAGTCGGAAACTCCTACCGCTTAGCTAATAGTCAGTCCCCATTTCCCTCCACCTCACCCAGAGAGCTACCTGTGAAAAtgttccagggacacctgggtgactcagttaagcatctcactcttgatttcagcccaggtcatgaccctgagaaggGTCGtgggagatggagccccacatcgggctccaggctgggtgtggaacctgcttcatctctcctcctctccctgtggccctcccccaccctaaaaaaatgtttccaagaaTTCGGTGAGGCCACCAGCTTCCTCTGGCCTGTTCCAGGGCCTAGAGTTTCATggaatccatttttttcaagagatAATTCATTCTGGAAATAAGAACCTGTACAAAGAAAGACTGCAATCGTGATTTTCCACCTTTTAGTGAGAGTGCGCAAAGCACTCTCAGCCACGTCTGGATTGGGGGGTGGTTCACgatgggttttttcctttttctattttttaaaatccgttccctttgtttaaaaacaaaagctttacTCTTGCCCCTGTGATTCTTGTGTACCATCCTGAAGGAGGTGATGCTTGGACAAGAATAGTTgaacaaagaggggcgcctgggtggctcagtggattaagcctctgccttcagctcaggtcatggtctcagggtcctgggatcaagccctgcatggggctctctgctcagcagggagcctacttcctcctgtctctctacctgcctctctgcctacttgtgatctctctctctctctctgtcaaataaataaaatctttaaaaaaaaaaaaaagaatagttgaaCAAAGAATTAGAAGAATAGAGGAACAGTCAGGGAAAGCCAGGTTATGTTTGGTGTCAAATCTTGAACCTTTGGAGGTTAATCCCAGTGAAGAAGCCTTCCTACCAGGCGTCTCAGGGTTCTCTCCACAGAAGCAAGGTAAGGGACCCAGAGTGACAGAAAGCTGATGTGGAGCGACAGTGACTGAGAAGGGATGGCTTGGGAGTTGGTGCACACTGCTGTCACTTGGTTAATTAATaatggaagggaaagcaggctggACCCAGGGGGATGGCCTCACGGGGACAGAGGGCTGAGTCACACATGGCCCAGTTGGCAACAGGACGGTTCActttcggaaaaaaaaaaaaaaaaatgtgacacaACCTTTCTCAGAACAGAGCTGGTTTCAGCCAAGTCACAGGATGCTGATCTCAGAAGTGGGAGGGTCCCGGCCGCCACAAGGGGGCAGCACCTTCCTGGGATGAGAGACTGAGCCGCCTGCTGTGCTAGCCAAGGGCAGGGGGGCTGGTGGCCGAGTTTGGAGGGGCGAGGGGAGGTGGAACAGAGCAcgatctaaaaaaattaattttctgaaaAGAGATGGGGGCTGCCTTGGGCAGGTGCTGATGTATGGACAGCCGTACCGTGTTACCTTAGAGCTTGAGCTGCCAGAGTCCCGTGTGAATCAAGATCTGGGCATGTTCTTAGTGACCATTTCATGCTACACCAGAGGCGGCCGGATCATCTCCACTTCTTCGCGCTCCGTAAGTGTTCCTGGCCTGTCTGCGGAGCTGACAGGAGGTGTCAGAACATCTGGGTAGGGCTTCAGGAGAAAACATCCCAGCTCAGAGGTCACAGACTCCTCACAATGGGGAAGAGGAGTCAATCTACCAAGCCAGACAGACACCGTACATACCTGATGAGTGTGTCCAGCTTTTGGAAAGATCTGAAGAGGGGAGCCAAAATGGGCTTCTTTGGGGCCCCAAAGACCTGGAATCCTCACTCAGAAACATACGAGCCGAGAGACAGCTTCTTTAACCCGTTGGTTACAAAGCACTACAAACCCGGCATGTTAGTAATAGTCCCATAGCAAGACTAGACTGGATTCAGTGAAGAAATGTGCAGTGCTTATGAGCCCATAGTGGGTCTTCAATAAACATTAAGACCCCATTCTTACGTAAATTGTCAACAGAGCCACACAATGAAACGCATCTCTGAATGTCTTCATGGAGAAAAAAAGCTTCAGGTGGCGCCCTGAAACTTAGTCTATTCTGGGTGGTCGATCTGCCCGGGGGAAGATCAGAGACTGTGTGGGGCTTAACCTGCGCAGGTTCTTAGAAGACGGGAATGGAGACATGGTTAAGCGGGGCAGACCTGTCACTTGGGCAGCTGGGATGGTTCGGCCAAGGGTGGGGGATCGTGGTAGGAGATGAAAATGGGAGGGCAGCCGGCCTTACAGACCACTCAGGAGGCTCGGTTTTGAGGGGTGGGTTGGGCTGTGGGAATCGGGTACCTGTCCCCAGCCTTTCCCTTCTGGCTCTGGCAGGTGATGCTGCATTACCGCTCAGACCTGCTCCAGATGCTTGACACGCTGGTCTTCTCCAGCCTCCTGCTGTTTGGCTTTTCGGAGCAGAAGCAGCTCCTAGAGGTGGAGCTCTACCCGGAGTACAGGGAGAACTCGGTGAGGGGCTGAAGGAAGACTAGGGACCGCTCTCCCCAGAAGCCCAGAGTCCCGCCTGCCGAGCCTCTGGGCTCCGTCAGCCACGGAGATGCCGCGAAGGGGCGTTGGGTTGGGCTGGGAAGAGTGACAGCCACAGGAACATAGCCTgacaccctccctgcccccgtCCCACCCCAGTACGTGCCGACCACGGGAGCGATCATCGAGATCCACAGCAAGCGCATCCAGATGTACGGGGCCTCGCTCCGCATCCATGCCCACTTCACCGGGCTCAGGTGAGGGCGCGCCGACGCCGGCCAGGGCAGCCCCGAGGTGGGCTGTCCTCAAGTGCAACTGGCTCGCGTTTTCCTAGAACCAATTCCTGGGAAGTGAGGAGGCTGGTGCTGTC
Coding sequences within:
- the GNG3 gene encoding guanine nucleotide-binding protein G(I)/G(S)/G(O) subunit gamma-3, which gives rise to MKGETPVNSTMSIGQARKMVEQLKIEASLCRIKVSKAAADLMTYCDAHACEDPLITPVPTSENPFREKKFFCALL
- the BSCL2 gene encoding seipin isoform X1, with amino-acid sequence MPEEQEETGGKEVCRYQIKESDKEEEPPAASSHGQGWRPGGRAARNSRPEPGARHSALPAMVNDPPLPALLWAQEVGHVLAGRARKLLLQFGVLFCTILLLLWVSVFLYGSFYYSYMPTVSHLSPVHFYYRTDCDSSSSLLCSFPVANVSLAKGGRDRVLMYGQPYRVTLELELPESRVNQDLGMFLVTISCYTRGGRIISTSSRSVMLHYRSDLLQMLDTLVFSSLLLFGFSEQKQLLEVELYPEYRENSYVPTTGAIIEIHSKRIQMYGASLRIHAHFTGLRYLLYNFPMTCAFIGVASNFTFLSVIVLFSYMQWVWGSIWPRHRFSLQVNVRKRDGSRKAVQQRISARRAGTGPQGQEESTQLSDITEDSESPEDPPGAEGQLPEEEKADQQPLNGEEELEPEASDGSWEDAALLTEANLPAPAPALAPSPIPAPETLGRSEPTGDNLRQRPTCSSS
- the BSCL2 gene encoding seipin isoform X2, coding for MPEEQEETGGKEVCRYQIKESDKEEEPPAASSHGQGWRPGGRAARNSRPEPGARHSALPAMVNDPPLPALLWAQEVGHVLAGRARKLLLQFGVLFCTILLLLWVSVFLYGSFYYSYMPTVSHLSPVHFYYRTDCDSSSSLLCSFPVANVSLAKGGRDRVLMYGQPYRVTLELELPESRVNQDLGMFLVTISCYTRGGRIISTSSRSVMLHYRSDLLQMLDTLVFSSLLLFGFSEQKQLLEVELYPEYRENSYVPTTGAIIEIHSKRIQMYGASLRIHAHFTGLRYLLYNFPMTCAFIGVASNFTFLSVIVLFSYMQWVWGSIWPRHRFSLQVNVRKRDGSRKAVQQRISARRAGPQGQEESTQLSDITEDSESPEDPPGAEGQLPEEEKADQQPLNGEEELEPEASDGSWEDAALLTEANLPAPAPALAPSPIPAPETLGRSEPTGDNLRQRPTCSSS
- the BSCL2 gene encoding seipin isoform X3, translated to MVNDPPLPALLWAQEVGHVLAGRARKLLLQFGVLFCTILLLLWVSVFLYGSFYYSYMPTVSHLSPVHFYYRTDCDSSSSLLCSFPVANVSLAKGGRDRVLMYGQPYRVTLELELPESRVNQDLGMFLVTISCYTRGGRIISTSSRSVMLHYRSDLLQMLDTLVFSSLLLFGFSEQKQLLEVELYPEYRENSYVPTTGAIIEIHSKRIQMYGASLRIHAHFTGLRYLLYNFPMTCAFIGVASNFTFLSVIVLFSYMQWVWGSIWPRHRFSLQVNVRKRDGSRKAVQQRISARRAGTGPQGQEESTQLSDITEDSESPEDPPGAEGQLPEEEKADQQPLNGEEELEPEASDGSWEDAALLTEANLPAPAPALAPSPIPAPETLGRSEPTGDNLRQRPTCSSS